The following is a genomic window from Nicotiana tabacum cultivar K326 chromosome 3, ASM71507v2, whole genome shotgun sequence.
gcggcccctattctcattgcaaatgcgacgttgagcttcgcaaatgtgaaggtccCCTCCCAGCCCTgttgatcgcaaatgtgatgctCGTATTTGCGAGCCAGACTTCGCATATACGAAGTTTGtagacctgcaacataccagaattttttttaagtttcaaatcactccatagcctatccaaaaactcacccgagccatcgagactccaaaccaaacatgcacacaagtcttaaaatatcatacgaacttgctcgtgtgatcaaatcgccaaaataacacctagaactatgaattcaacaccgaaacacatgaaattttcaagatagtttcaaATTTCCTATTTTCACAACCAAAGGTCTGAATCcggtcaaataaactccgttttcaccaaatttcacagacacaacttaaatatcatattaaacctgtaccgggcttcgaaaccaaaatacgggcccgataccaacaagagcaaacattattcaatttctaaaaaccaTTATATTTTTCGTTTAATAactttcatcaaaaattcatttttcgggctagggacctcgaaattcaattccgggcataagcccaagtcccatattttactacggaccctccgggactgtcaaaacatgagtccgggtccgtttactcaaaatattgaccgaagtcaacttaaatcaattttaaaggtaaCACTTAGTATTTTCTCAAACTTTCACATAAGCTTTTGGGAAACGCGCTCGTACTGTGCATGCAACtcgaagagaaagaaaataaggttTTGAAGGCCTCGGAACCTCGAATTGGGTTTTAAAATACgagataaccttttgggtcatcacagagcCTTACTATGAGAACGAGCCTCCCATTTGCCCTTCGAAAGTTTGCGTCACGTGCACTCGTACTACAACATCTGATTGCAGATTCCTTTAATCCACTCCTTGAGCCGGGGGATCGCATTAGGAACTCGGGCAACGGCTTCACGACCATAAATACTAGTGATAAGAGAGGAATAAAGGAGAAATTGACACTTACGGAAAGACTACACTTACGAGATAAATTCCACTTCTCGAGGAATGGCAGAAACTCGGCAGGGATCAAGTCTTCAGTTTTTACCCGAACAAAATGCCTCTGCCCACCTCGGTCTCAatcctcgtcgatgctcgaaAGAGGGGCCTTGTTGGCTTGGTGGGCAAGCTTGATTAGTCCCCGTCAGAAAATTTGGGGACTGTACAGACAGAGTAGGTGGTTGAGGGTGAACTGAGGAGATTCAGTGTTGTTCATAAAATGGCGtaagaggatcacgatcctccagaggGACGAGTAGATTTGCCCGAGGCACACTTCGTACCTCGTGCAAAAAACCAAGATTACCAAGTCAACCGTACCCTACGTAAAGGGGTAAGTACAAACAtataaatacccccccccccaatgTGGGTAGTAATATTGTCCTTAGGTCCGGGGACAACCACGTCATTGCCTTCCCATTTACAGTCCTCTCGGACTATGGGAAGGGTATCTTCAGTACCAGAGCATATATATCTCCATGCTCCTTTGCCTCAGTTTTGTTTTGACAGAGGCCTTCTCGACCTTAAATTCATCCTTGATGGAACTGCCCCCGGGTATGAAGCTTTTCATAGGAGGCTCGGGGAGCACCTCGGGAGCATCCACCTCGACATCTGCGGTCGGGTGAGAAGATGTAGGGTCCATTTATTGTGGTACTGATTTGGAGGTTTTGGTCATCATGAATCTGAAAATGTATTAGAAGAAGGTgtatgaaaatttgaaggttagAAGTGAAGATATGAATTCCCGGGCTGAAAATTCTTGAAAATATATGAAGGTTTGGAGGTTGAAGATGAGGTatgaagatttgagaaagttAAAAGCCTTTATAAAATTTGAAGGTAAGATCTAGTTAtagaaagtgaaagaagtgaagGGGGGTGGCgaagcttttatagggggaaTGTAACTAATACACGATGTTTCACATTCGAAGGCAACCAGCCGACGATcgacacgtgtccgaagtcagaacgacgcgacTGATGGAACATTTACGGTTTATCCAGCGTCTCGGTTGTAGCGCAAGAAGGAAGGAACCGGGGTTCATCTATCGTTTTCCATCGTTTCGGAAAACCTACTCTCTGGAAAacgagggaactatctgtatacggggtGAAACCGGGGTAAGATATACCCCGACTTCCCGATGGGTCAAACAAAGCAAGGATATGATAACACAAGATCGAAATCGAAGCTAAGAACTTCTTGTACCAAGACCCGGAGAAACAATGCTCGCCACCGGACTTGATAAAACGATGCACCCAGAACCCGGGATTGGTTCTGAGACTTCGGGAAGTGCATGAACGGTTATATAGGCGGCAGATAGAGGGTCGTGATATCCGAAATCAACTGGATATCACAGCACGGATCTCACTCGATGGCGATTACAGATCAGTAATTAACGAGAGGGGatgatttttactttttactaggggtaaaactctcctactatataaaggagaagtttttttttctttgaggAGATATTATTGTAACACGTATATCAAGACAATACAAATTTATTTCTCTGCTTTGTAGCTATTGCAAAGCCCTTACTTTACTTTTGTTCTTTGTTTTTGATTGGCTTTGAACAAAAGACCCAACCGAAGGCAGAAACTATTGTCCAATCCAAGTTCTAGCTAGGCCATAAAGTTACGACCGGTTTGACTGCTTATTGTGTTTTAAAATCATTTATCTAACATTATTGATTATTTGTGTTAAATTAATCCGCATATCTTTAAAATcatgtataaatttaattgttatccgttttaagggtaaacataCCAACTTTTGAATATGATGCGGGTCTAAGGCTTCTTTTTTTCGGATGAAATTGATCAAACTATATGGGATTCGGGATAAGACCACCGAGAAAATTGGAGGTTTGGTTGGgttgggtggggtggggtggggtggggggattAACTTGCCGTTCGATTTTAGAAGGAGAGTCCAATATATTCTAAAATGGTTTGTCATTAGAATTTCCAATTATGACAAAACAAAGAGATTTGTTATCAAACAATATCTATTTGTCTTTGGAAGTAACACCGATATGATATTTTACCGTTACATTTTGTTTCAACTTCACAATTTTTGTTATTCGTTTTTATTTTAATAGCAAGTCTCTAGAAATTCCAATGACAACCATTTTTTCTGTCCCAAAATCTACCCCATTTATTGGCTAGATCCTTTCACAAATAGCCGATACTTTTTTAGTAGGTATACGTAAAATATAATGATTAGTATCTATAATAATGGCACGTaatgatttgaacaaagcaataataaaatttaattaacgagagaaattttatgtataataatacaacaatcatctaaattcgaaaaatattattaaattagcataatacatgaatttaaaataaaagggtaTCATCAAAACATACATAAATGATCAATTTTTTCATGTTAGttggataattatgtattatagtttaaaaatatttaatgtgatggtatcttaacgaacacttTTTTGTGAACAATAATTTTGTGTGTATGTTTCTTCCTAATACTTTGGTTGCTCGGTCTTAACcaaaactcttgttgtcgatcttgatatctcTTGAAAGTGAAACATATAATTGTTCGTGCAGGAAAATATATTGcagtaaatatagtccaatatttaggatgtttgtctttgtgctttatttattatatttgcaaaacataaacacactaaaaattattttcacacaaatttaaaaggatatttctTAGTTTCgtaagacgaaagttgaattcagggataagaatatacttagaagtacattgaccagtatcataatttttccaCGTAtaacgttattgtcaaaacttctatataccatttgtgtgctattacataagctattcggcgtatctatatttttcagtagcatgacctgcatttttttcttccaaatcaattataTACAATGGAatatcaattttaacttagtctattatataaacggtgacactaacatacgtaagaaataataaacttgacaacaaacatgtatggtatAAGGtaatttggtattaaagtatttaagtattcttcttggtaataattattggtatcatttttagcttagttaaaaatagaattttttttattataaaattttgcaatcaaccttttatttagctgatcaacatattcatttctgctagctaagatatctttttaattttattatatgaTTTGCACCAATTGCATTTTAATCTAGTGATAGAAATATTTCTATTATTAAATGCATTATTATTATCATCgagattgataaccaagtgttcaggaagaaccaaatcatcttttattggatgctcttctacATTTCTGATACAAAGCAAAAAGACACCGAATACTGGATCTGTTCGTAATTTATATTTCTtatcagttgaatctttttcatttgaggtcaaaagcataattttggcaagctagcttttacagtctctATTTTTGTCGATTTTAGAACTACTGATAGTACTTGACCGTAAATCACATCCCAAATCATTAAATTTTCACCAAAtgttcattaatatccaatatatctttAGAACTTCGAAAAATCATTTCGATCATTTGACACTTAGCTataagtgcttcatcccatattatcaattttgctttccttataaatgaAGCAGCATTGCtctactttgatatatttgtgatggttatttaagttgtttgaaaaggtatatcaaatctaaagcgggtggcctcacaataaaatcgttgttggtacaccacttgctattattgctaacaatgtcatgcctcttgatatgatatttgcaagtaatgcttgacatgaaaatattatttttattccgccagaggcatctacaaagaataattcCATTATAGAAGAATTGACTTTTATAATATAGTCTCGAAAGCTTattcttgtttaggatttagctttgattgtgcttcctcagacacttgtatagcattttgattttaataatatactaacctttttactttgtgtatcctaagttttttttaaacttgaataagaattttacttatatgatgaatttaaaaaataattcaattggattctcttgctaaataattagttgaatttttaattatttggttttaacataaaaaataatttattctatattGATTCAGATCTTactattagttcatctcttgttttgaatatttaatcttaattataactttatccaccataaattttattttcaaagaataaaagattaataagacattttatttttagatatttatgtttgtagaatcattaatattattgactcttaccaaccatttttttctctttcttacaTATCTATATTCTTAAATaatttcttagttgttgtttaataattgagtattttaaaatattacacaAAATTGAGAAAacaaatattatttgagtaggaaaatagttcaaacataatataaaaatatattacgtGGGGgtaattttttttctaaattccaatactttatgcagtccatttaatattactttttttTGGTATTGGACATTATAGAGGGGCAATGTATTGCCAATATGAAGGACTatattcttatgaaattgattttattaaatcttcctatatatttttaataataatttaatagacaaaattttattaatttaaaatcttaaatattaaaaattagcatagaaggtattgtagtccaaaaaataggttattgcagttatgtcctCTTCCTATGAGTTCTTTTGTTTAATAATTTAGGGCATTTgggtatattaatattgtatttatgcttttataataatacagGCTCTTCtttttctaaatgaatttggataatataatacattctcaaattaaattagtaatatgaGATTATAAtatgttttaaaattaaattaataataaaaatttgtAAGAAATATATCCtcaaagtaataggattacatgactaaagatatttactttgttcaattttatatgaattagacagcccgaaagtaattatactaataagatatttaaaggtaatcatgtaggattcctaacatatagtattatgtcctaaaactaataggattataaggctaatatttagaattctggttatatccttttattatgtgttattatgcttaatattataaggttatttttgtaaaccgacattgtattcatgcttttataataactagtctcTATTGCTTGTGCGTTGCACGTATATTTCAAGTGAAATATGGCATAATTAATACAAAGGATTATAAACTTTAATCGCATATTTGTTCTAAAATAACATTTGTTAGAGTAATAAGATATAAATTAATGTATATAATAAATTACTATAGTAAATAAATTGATATTTGAATTCAACACGTAATTGGCTATTGCATGTCCCTCCAAAAGAGCACAACTGaaatatgttatatataaaataaGATAGCATGCAAATTACAATATTAACTGTCCCAAGTAGTATCCAAACTTATACGGCTTTATACTTAACCTCATCGAAAGAGAATAGTATAGCATTGGTTTTTATGTTCTTTGTTTCTCCCAGTATACTAGACAATCAAATTTTCATTACAATTAAGAAGTCAAAATAAACCATCAAAACACTTGTCGAATCAATGAATTAGGAGTAGTTCAAAAGAAGAAAACGTATTTGGAGTAAATTTAGAGGCAATATTTAGATTTTAGACGCATGAATCTAATTGTAAAGGTCATAATGACAAAGTATAGCTTCACGTAAGTATCCTGATGAGTGTTGCCCGTGAATTCGTGGGTAAGGATAGATATTTGCCTTGTGTAAGAGGTTAAGAGTGATGTCTTTTTGTGTTGGAAGTCTTTAACATATTCAATAGAGCTGTTAATATGGGTTGGGTCGGGCTGAGCTTGAGCAATTGATGGGTTGGGCTGGGCTAGTCCACCATTTTGGTGGGCCTTATAATGGTCAGCCCACCCCGGCCCTATGTGGGACACGGGCTCCCACGGGTCGGCCCatcatttttaaaatataattttatattttttctttaacttCTAACgtaaaaaagataaatatttaaaagttaaaaaatatcttattggaaaaatttcgcaaaacttaataactttttaaactgttccaatatatcacaataaacGCTAAAATGTAAAAGACAAGACTATATTTCAATCACTAAAAGCcaaaactcaaaacaaactattcaagagaaCGTTCATGACGCTTATGGGATATCcaacacatcatcttcatcaaacacatttgaatccgcttgtgacaaggttgtcttaacatcttcactttcatcaacatctacaattcatatgcaatattaattagttaaatattatgAATACTTAAATTAAAACTAATAAtattcaaattcacaaaaaaatattacCAGTTTGAGTATGGGAAAAGCCGTGCAACCAATTTCGAGTAGTAACAAGTATTTGGACATTTTCATGATGGATGCAACTTCTGTACTTGGTAAGAACATGCCCACCAATGCTAAATGTTGATTCCGATGCTACAATAGTAATAGGAATACTAAGTATATCACGTGCCATCACTGAAAGATCGGGATATTTTCTAGAATGATCCTTCCAATACAtgacaacatccatatcttgaaacttctcaagatcaagctttGGTTCCTCTAAGTAAAGATCCAATTCTGACTTTCCATTGCTAGAGGCAGTATCATCCTCAAATGTTTTGAATTCCTATGAAGTTAAAAATACGACAatacatataataataataataataataataataataataataataataataataataataataataataataataatataactaTAGTTAAAAAAACATTCAATTCACAACAAAATGAAAATTACTTACGCTGAATATTTTGAATCCCTTGGTGGGTCTACTTCTATCTTCACTTGATGTAGTCAGAGTACTAGAAGAAGCACTAGCAATATTTTGCTTGTTTGCATAATGTTCATAGAGCTTATACAATTTATTCTTCACATGTGCTCTCTTTTCTTGTGCAGAAATAGGATCCAgcttagaataacaaaagtttgaAAATTGCAACTTCATGCGGGTATCAAGGATCGCTCCAAATGCAAGTATTATACTATATTCTTTCcagtatttttcaaacttttcatgCATTTTTGAAGCCATGTCTTTAATAACTTTATCTTCATTATTCAACTTCTCCTTGAGCATGCATTCAATTCTCCAAACTTGCATAAAATACAAGTTAGAGGTTGGGTAACTTGAACCAGAAATTAAGTTAGTTATCTCATAAAAAGGCTCCAACGCTTCACATATTTTTTCTGCCCTTCTCCATTGATCAGATGTAGGACTATAAGCATAACTTCTATCATGCAAATGTAGACTAGCAAAAACCTTTTCATATGGGAGAGAACTTTCAAGCATCAAATATGTCGAATTCCACctagatgtaacgacccgaccggtcattttgagctctagcgcgtcgttcagtagttggaggccatgagcagcttcacttcaggtattatgactggtaCGTATGGTCGGAACTGAATTTCGGGTAGTTccgagttgatttagaaagagaattctcatttcggaagctttaagttgaaagaattaactaggattcgatttttgagtaaacgacctccgaatcgggattcgaaggttccagcaggttcatatgataattttggacttgggcgtatgtctggatcgggttttggaagacctgggaacgtttcagcacctattgtagaagttagcacttttggaagaattttataagtttgtgttgaagtacatttcagtgttatcgatgtccgtttgggatatCGAGTCTGGGggtagctccgtatggttattttaGTGTTGgaagcgtgatcggaagtgaattcggaggtccgtagatcattttgaagtcatttggaggtttttgagaagtttgaccgagagtttgactttttgatatcggggtcagattccaattccgaaagatggagcaggtccataatatcgaatatgacttgtgtgtaaaatttgatgtcaatcgggcgtgatttgatggttttcgacatcgaatgtagaagtttgaaatttcaaagttcataaagtttggagtacgattcatgatttcgacgttgtttgatgtgatttgaggccttgaacgagttcgtatcatattttgggacatgttggtataattggttaaggtccgagggtctcgggtggatttcggaaagttaacggaatgaatttcggaCCAAAGAGTTGCTGAAATTTTCTGCAGAAAGCTGTTTTGACAGCAGCTAGTGCAATCGCGGAGCTGAATTTGGAAGCCTATATCTCGAAATTTATAAGGAATCTAAAATTTTAcaatacataaaagttatttcccttgcattctagtttccagaaagttaaaccattcattatttagACAAGttatcagaaagttatgatcgattgaagacGGCTGGTGGAGCAATTTCGACAGAATTTTCTGATGCATGGAGAtgattttagaagctcatatctcggaatatataaatACTTATATGGTGtgcaacctatcaaatgaaagatcttcgagccTAGTTTCTAAATCtgcaaaccgtttgtcatttggatatttgcaCAAGGAGTTATGGACGTTTTAACAGAAGGTGTACAACAAGGGAAAAttgtaataggatgtacaacctgcacagggcaaggtacaactcgatgaaGCCGGGGTAGATTGTTTTAAACACGAGTTTTggcccatttctttcatttctttcatttggcttggacgattttggagagctcaaAGAAGGATTTTCACCAAGCAacactaggtaagtgatttcttcctatttttgagttaaatatgtGATTTTACAATAGTATAAATTTGGAATTTTTGgggaagacctagaatttggaatTTTAGACTTTTACcttgaatttgagcatgaaaattagagcaaattgtatatttgagttagtaaatctatgggtagaatttatcttcgagaaattttggaatccgagcacgtgggcccgagggcattttGGTCAACTTTTCGAGCCGAGTTGGGAACTTATATaatttgaattcttacaagtATTAGAATAAACGTTTATTGGTTTGTccgttgtttgaatagttttggggcATTGTGCATCAATTGGAGTCGGtggaagggcttggaagccggttatggaaatGTCGGAGCGAGTtgagtctcatttctaaccttgtaagagggaattgtccccataggtgaaataattggttatgtgctcctatttgtgggggctacacatgcacgaggtgacgagagtccgttcgtagctactattatgtataagtccgggtagtctaggacccaaaagcatgctatacttggaatatttgtaaccttgttgacagtttgaattgcttaaatcatatcggaTTAGTAAAggaatttctaaaaaaatttaaacttcattttcaaaaatcttcaaaatAGAATTGGTGTtcctttggataattgttccatgttgacttcttgattgactgtctaTGTGTGTTTAGTTTTGGAACggaccgaacgcctcggtagattaaatagatgcatctatggttcgcgccattcgaccctctggcagtgcacagtttaaatatggttggatcgggtcgtacgaccttggcatgatttgcacatgcttgtattgcttgcatTGAAATTTATTGATATTAATATTTGCCCTCCTAGCcttgagataattgaaaattaatagattatggatccggagacttttaatataaaaaggaacttttacatgttcgtgacttatttgaaattactgtcgttattaataaatccatgattattcgcattaataatatattaccattgaaccactagtaagtgtcgaagccaacctctcgtctctacttcttcgagattagacgggatactcattgggtacacgttgttttcgtactcatactacacttgttgtgcatttttattgcacaggtttatatgtggctagtggcataGCAGCATGGTtaatacagagacttaggtgagttgtaTTTATCGAGACGTCcatagccagcagagtctccttcagagtattgtactatattttcatttctgtccacttgtattccggacagttactgtattttatttcattccctagtaaatgctcatgcacttgtgacaccgagttctgggatgtctatggaagtagtcagtatttttaaattgttaaagatatcattatttattcagtggaAATTTATTCCTTATTGTTTAAAcgtataaaagaagtgattttAGAAATATTTAAAGCGAGAAGTTACTAATTATTTGTTATTGGCTTGCTTGACAATGGTgtccagcgccatcacgacccttagtggtttttaggtcgtgacaacatggtatcagagcgctaggttatcttaggtctcacgagtcatgagcaagtctagtagagtatCGCGGAtgagtacggagacgtctgtactgttacaccccgcagtattacgttgatgttatgctctgcagtaatatattatgattgatgttatgcttcgcagtaataagttacgacgatgttgcaccctgcagtattttatgttgaatttgtcgtaaggtaatagacatcagtccaaggaaaagactatttggggattataaggattattctATTTCACAAGagattagtaaattcataaaggtgaaagggggagcaagtcaaagaaaaagaattttgtcgaagtttggcattttgggataaaatgcggcccgagctaaaatactcggtatttatggactactaccatgcaaggtaccatatgaccacggtattataaggtataaagtatattaaaaataagtagatatttaagtaatttgaggtaatttttaaattatgcgggtaattgattaattaccgggtaacgggacattacctagttaattattaGATTATAAAATGATACGTGGCAGCAAGGAAGCTCATAGAATATGAATAATTATTCATAAAGGATAAGTGTCATCTACGTGTATAATTCTTAAACGCCTAAAGACATGTACCAAGATATCAAGATTTGGTATCTTTAATTAGATCTCCAACTTGTAGTATTCTACTAACTGTTGGCACTAGAGTTTCATGCCATTTGATGTCAAGCTTTTTGTTCAACTTAATTCCATCGTCAATAAGTAAGATAACAATTCTTTCTTTGAAGCAAATAGAATCACTCGCCTCCAACCCAAAGTGTCGACGAGATTCTTCAACAGCATCCAAAGATAAGCTTGAGCCTTTAACAGATGAATAAAACATTAGAGAAAACCCAAAACCAAGTCTTGCCTCCTTATTTCTTTGTTAATAACAATAGTAGAACACTAAGCATGAAAAGGTTCCAACGAAATCTTGCAACAACGCAATTCCACACGAATTTGTTAgaatcgtagcaacgtaaaattttgcggttctaaagaagTACGGTATTATCTTCTCCAAAAGTATTTtatggagttttccctactcccgggtatgttaaggctaccccttctttcttttggcatgatccatacgatatgaacgaaacgtgcaaatgcacaaatttcataagtgactctactcatagaagtaatagaaatatctatgttctttaatttccatgtgtcataatattttatcatatgttcatgggtctcagaaaaatacgaaggttgaaaagatgttactttatgatattgctcaagaggcaaaatggtcttatgacattccgaatgattttattgacgtacttttcatgcattgcattcatgtgcattgacccatgaccagatggcgttatatacacgcgtatatatgtaaatatatgtatatgggatatgggaaaaggttatggcgttatatacgcaccaccacctggtcagctggtatatgatgatgttgttgcccacagtggctgaaatatgattcaaacggcattatatacgcatatatgggtatgtattcaaatggcgttatatacgcatacggcattatatacgcgtatatatgtatgtatatatgtatatgggatatggaaaaggttat
Proteins encoded in this region:
- the LOC107782105 gene encoding zinc finger BED domain-containing protein RICESLEEPER 3-like; protein product: MTGRVVTSRWNSTYLMLESSLPYEKVFASLHLHDRSYAYSPTSDQWRRAEKICEALEPFYEITNLISGSSYPTSNLYFMQVWRIECMLKEKLNNEDKVIKDMASKMHEKFEKYWKEYSIILAFGAILDTRMKLQFSNFCYSKLDPISAQEKRAHVKNKLYKLYEHYANKQNIASASSSTLTTSSEDRSRPTKGFKIFSEFKTFEDDTASSNGKSELDLYLEEPKLDLEKFQDMDVVMYWKDHSRKYPDLSVMARDILSIPITIVASESTFSIGGHVLTKYRSCIHHENVQILVTTRNWLHGFSHTQTGNIFL